In the Populus trichocarpa isolate Nisqually-1 chromosome 1, P.trichocarpa_v4.1, whole genome shotgun sequence genome, one interval contains:
- the LOC7461640 gene encoding serine hydroxymethyltransferase 4, whose product MDPVTAWGNTSLESVDPEIHDLIEKEKRRQCRGIELIASENFTSFAVIEALGSALTNKYSEGMPGNRYYGGNEYIDQIENLCRSRALEAFHLDPTKWGVNVQPYSGSPANFAAYTAVLQPHDRIMGLDLPSGGHLTHGYYTSGGKKISATSIYFESLPYKVNSQSGYIDYDKLEEKALDFRPKLIICGGSAYPRDWDYKKFRSVADKCGALLLCDMAHISGLVAAQEAANPFEYCDIVTTTTHKSLRGPRAGMIFYRKGPKPPKKGQPENAVYDFEDKINFAVFPSLQGGPHNHQIGALAVALKQVQTPGFKAYAKQVKANAVALGNYLMGQGYKLVTEGTENHLVLWDLRPLGLTGNKVEKLCDLANITVNKNAVFGDSSALAPGGVRIGTPAMTSRGLVEKDFEQIGEFLHRAVTITLSIQKEYGKLLKDFNKGLVNNKDIEALKADVEKFSGSFDMPGFQMSEMKYKD is encoded by the exons ATGGATCCAGTCACTGCATGGGGAAACACCTCCCTGGAATCAGTGGACCCAGAAATCCACGACTTGATCGAGAAGGAAAAACGCCGGCAATGCAGAGGTATCGAGCTCATCGCTTCAGAAAATTTCACATCTTTCGCCGTTATAGAGGCCCTTGGCAGCGCTCTGACTAATAAGTACTCAGAGGGTATGCCAGGAAACCGCTACTACGGCGGGAATGAATATATTGATCAGATTGAAAATCTCTGCAGATCTCGGGCTCTTGAAGCTTTTCATTTAGACCCCACAAAATGGGGTGTAAATGTTCAGCCATATTCAGGTTCTCCTGCAAATTTTGCTGCTTATACAGCAGTTCTTCAGCCCCATGACAGAATCATGGGGTTGGATTTGCCTTCTGGAGGGCATTTGACTCATGGGTATTACACATCTGGGGGCAAGAAGATTTCAGCTACCAGTATTTATTTTGAGAGTTTGCCTTACAAGGTGAATTCGCAAAGTGGGTATATTGATTATGATAAATTGGAGGAGAAGGCTCTAGATTTTAGGCCTAAGCTTATTATTTGTGGTGGAAGTGCTTATCCGAGAGATTGGGATTATAAAAAGTTTAGATCTGTCGCTGATAAGTGTGGTGCTCTTTTGCTTTGTGATATGGCTCACATCAGTGGCCTTGTTGCTGCTCAG GAAGCTGCCAACCCCTTTGAGTACTGTGACATAGTCACCACCACTACCCACAAAAGTTTGAGGGGTCCTAGGGCTGGTATGATCTTCTATCGCAAGGGCCCTAAACCACCAAAGAAGGGTCAGCCAGAGAATGCGGTTTATGACTTCGAAGACAAGATCAACTTTGCTGTTTTCCCATCTCTTCAGGGCGGTCCCCACAATCACCAGATCGGTGCTCTGGCTGTTGCCTTGAAACAGGTCCAAACCCCTGGGTTCAAGGCCTATGCCAAACAAGTCAAGGCAAATGCCGTTGCCCTTGGAAACTACTTGATGGGCCAGGGATACAAGCTTGTTACTGAAGGAACTGAGAACCACCTCGTTCTGTGGGATCTTAGACCCCTTGGATTGACAG GCAACAAGGTCGAAAAGCTCTGTGACCTTGCAAACATCACCGTCAACAAAAATGCCGTGTTTGGTGACAGCAGTGCTTTGGCTCCGGGAGGAGTAAGAATTG GTACCCCCGCCATGACTTCAAGAGGTTTGGTAGAGAAGGATTTCGAACAGATTGGAGAGTTCCTCCACCGTGCTGTGACCATCACGCTGAGCATCCAAAAGGAATATGGAAAGCTCTTGAAGGACTTCAACAAGGGTCTGGTGAACAACAAGGACATTGAGGCACTCAAGGCTGATGTTGAAAAGTTTTCTGGCTCCTTCGACATGCCTGGGTTTCAGATGTCTGAGATGAAGTACAAGGATTAG